In one Streptomyces sp. NBC_01241 genomic region, the following are encoded:
- a CDS encoding peptide MFS transporter: MSHTATDTEPTQPPPGDDHAFFGQPRGLMTLSGLEVWERFSFLGMQAILVLYFADTVARGGMGMEAGTAASVSAAYGTLVYLVSVAGGWLADRILGSYRAVLYGGILIACGHYAMAVPTDVMTWTGLGLISAGTGLLKPNVATMVGKLYRTEDQRRDAGFALYYMGINIGAFLGPLVTGWLGDHASWHWGFSAAAFGMTIGLVQYVLGRRHLAGRKHSAEFALAPAAMRRAVRLIVIGAVVVAAVATALALAGWLTMGRFVDVLTLVSVIAPVVYFAVMFRSPRVTSEERGRLRPYVVLFLASVVFNFILFQAYSTMILLASTNARTEIFGFHFPASWYASALGAFEVALAPVVAAVWARMGPRQPHASNKIAIGVILGGLSFLLMVLPTSGHTGDTFKMAAWWIVGSYLLLGLGDILLETSGMSATTKLAPKAFASQTMALWFLSLALANGIQAQVVKLYGEVSNPAYFGVNGAIAVVAGVAVIAAAPWLKRTMHPVH, translated from the coding sequence TTGTCCCACACGGCTACCGACACCGAACCGACCCAGCCGCCGCCCGGCGACGACCATGCCTTTTTCGGCCAGCCACGGGGCCTGATGACCCTCTCCGGCCTGGAGGTCTGGGAACGGTTCTCGTTCCTCGGCATGCAGGCGATCCTGGTCCTCTACTTCGCCGACACCGTCGCCCGTGGCGGCATGGGCATGGAGGCGGGCACCGCGGCGTCCGTCTCCGCCGCCTACGGCACCCTCGTCTACCTGGTCTCCGTGGCCGGCGGCTGGCTGGCCGACCGGATCCTCGGCTCGTACCGCGCCGTCCTGTACGGCGGCATCCTCATCGCCTGCGGGCATTACGCCATGGCGGTGCCCACCGACGTCATGACGTGGACCGGTCTCGGTCTGATCAGCGCCGGAACCGGTCTGCTCAAGCCCAATGTGGCGACCATGGTCGGCAAGCTGTACCGCACCGAGGACCAGCGCCGCGACGCCGGCTTCGCGCTGTATTACATGGGCATCAACATCGGAGCGTTCCTCGGCCCGCTGGTCACCGGCTGGCTCGGGGACCACGCGAGCTGGCACTGGGGATTCTCGGCCGCCGCCTTCGGCATGACGATCGGTCTGGTCCAGTACGTACTGGGCCGGCGTCACCTGGCCGGACGAAAGCACAGCGCCGAATTCGCACTGGCACCGGCAGCGATGCGCCGTGCCGTACGGCTGATCGTGATCGGCGCCGTCGTGGTCGCCGCCGTCGCCACCGCGCTGGCCCTGGCCGGCTGGCTCACCATGGGCCGGTTCGTCGACGTGCTCACCCTCGTCTCGGTGATCGCACCGGTCGTCTACTTCGCGGTGATGTTCCGCAGCCCGCGGGTCACCAGCGAGGAGCGGGGCAGGCTGCGCCCGTACGTGGTGCTGTTCCTGGCCTCCGTCGTCTTCAACTTCATCCTCTTCCAGGCGTACTCGACGATGATCCTGCTCGCGTCGACCAACGCCCGTACCGAGATCTTCGGCTTCCACTTCCCGGCGAGCTGGTACGCCTCGGCGCTCGGCGCCTTCGAGGTGGCGCTCGCCCCGGTGGTCGCCGCCGTCTGGGCCCGGATGGGTCCGCGTCAGCCGCACGCCTCCAACAAGATCGCGATCGGGGTGATCCTCGGCGGGCTGTCGTTCCTGCTGATGGTGCTGCCCACCTCCGGGCACACCGGCGACACCTTCAAGATGGCCGCCTGGTGGATCGTCGGCTCGTACCTGCTGCTCGGTCTCGGCGACATCCTGCTGGAGACCTCCGGCATGTCCGCGACCACCAAGCTCGCGCCCAAGGCGTTCGCCAGCCAGACGATGGCGCTCTGGTTCCTCTCGCTGGCCCTCGCCAACGGCATCCAGGCCCAAGTCGTGAAGCTGTACGGCGAGGTCTCCAACCCCGCCTACTTCGGTGTCAATGGCGCGATCGCGGTGGTGGCCGGTGTGGCCGTCATCGCCGCCGCACCCTGGCTCAAGCGCACCATGCACCCCGTCCACTGA